One Alphaproteobacteria bacterium genomic window, CCTGCTGACCGCTCCGCCGGGTTGTGCCCCTGGCGCCACCGTGCCACGGTGCGCGCCGGACATCAGGGCGAGAGCGATAAGGGGAGGCGGCCGATGCGGTTGCGGATGCGGTCCGCGTGGGCGGGCATGGCATGGCTGGCGTTGGCGCTGCTAGCTGCACCGGCCACGGCGCAACAGCCGGTGCAGCTCGCCCAGGTGCAGGCCTGCCCGGACACGTTCAGCGGCCTCGGCGCCGGCGACAGCCTCCGCTGCACCTGCCCGACGACACCGGCGGCGGGCGACGTGTGGGGTACCGCGACCTACACCGACGATTCCGCGATCTGCGCCGCGGCCGCCCATGCCGGCGCGATCGGCCCCGACAGCGACATGCTGCTGTTCGGCCAGGCGGCGGTTACGGTTTCCGGCACGGCCGGATGCGAGTCCTATGCGGGCAGCAGCCGCAACGGTGTGACGACGCGGGACTACGGCCCGTGGAGCGGCAGCTTCTACTTCCCCGACATCTCCGGGCCCGGCTGTGCACAGAGCTTCGCGGCGGCGTTGCGGGACTGCCCGGCAAGTCTCAGCGGCATGAGCGCGGGAACGGTGCTCGACTGCCAGTGTCCGGCCGATGCCGCCGGCTCGGTGTGGGGGACGTGGACCTATACCGACGATTCCGCGCTGTGCGCCGCCGCGCGCCACGCCGGCGCGGTCGGGGCCGGCGGCGGGCCGGTGCGGGTGGCCACGTTCGACGGCTGCGACGGCTATGTCGGCAGCGACAACAACGGGATGGTCAGCGCCGACTATGGCGCCTGGAGCGGCAGCATCTACTTCCCCGCCGTGTCGGGGCCGGGCTGCGTGGCGCCGGCCGCACCCGAGTTGCGCAACTACGCGATCCACTTCGTCGGCATGCAGTGCGTGCAGCGGGCGCAGCCGTTCTTCCTGGAACAGGAGGATGCGGTACTCGCGGTCGCCTTCGTGGTCGAGGCCGACGGCACCATTCGTGAGCCGCACACGCTGCCGCGCGACGACGACTACTACCAGGGCATGGTCGCCGGTGCGTACAGGCAGGCCGACGTTGTCGTCTGGCAGGGGCTGACCCAGGACGTCGACCTGCATGCGCTGCTCTACAAGTACGACCCGGTGCTGCCCGAGATCGTCGGCGGCCTGATCCGGGCGACGTCGGCGGTCGGCGGCGCGCTGATCGCGATCGGCACCGGCGGCGCCGGCGCGGTTGCCGGCGCCGGTGCGGCGCTGGCCGGCGACGCCGCGGCCAGCGCGGTACAGGAGCGGATGCGCGAGGTGGCGACTCCGCTGGGGCACAGCGCGACCGATGTCGACCTGACCCGGGTCGGGGATCCGGCCGCCCAGCCGATGCAGCGTTCGGGCCCGATCAGCTATCACTTCAAGACCACGCACACCGACCGCGGCGGCGTGTACGAGCTCTACTGGGTGGTGCGGTAACGGCGGCGGCTCAGCCCTTGACCACGCCTTCGGCCAGGCCCTTGAAGAACAGCTTCTGGGCGAAGATGAAGGCGATGATGCCCGGCAGAACCACGATGACATAGACCGCGGCCAGCCGCGGCCACGCCCACTGGCCCAGCCCGCCGGCGGCCTGGGCGATGACCACCGGCATGGTGCGGGCCGCCTGGTCGTTGGTCAGCGTCAGGCAGAGCAGGAACTCGCCCCAGGCGGTGACGAAGTTGACGATGAACACCACCACCAGGCCGTTGCGCACCATCGGCAGGCCGACCATCCACAGGCTCTTCCACGGGCCGGCGCCGTCGATCTTGGCCGCCTCGAACATCTCGTGCGGGATCAGCTGGAACACCGAGCGCATGATCAGAACGCTGATTGCCAGGTTCAGCGTGATGTAGGGCAGGATCAGGCCGGCGGTGCTGTTGATCAGGTCGAGGAAGTTCTGGATCTCGTAGACCGAGATGATCGAGACGACGCGGGTCGGGAAGTACAGCGACATCAGCAGCGTCATCACGATGATGGTCTTGCCGCGCGACCTGAGGTGGACCAGCGCATAGCCGGCCATCACCGCGAACAGCGTGGTGAACACCACCGTGCCGGCGGTGACGTAGATCGAGTTCCACATGTTGTGCGGCAGCGTGTCGATCTTCTCGAACACGTAGGCGTAGTGGCCGAAGTCGAAGCTGTCGGGCCAGATCTGCGGCCGCATCGACGCCGGCAGCGACTTCACCGACATCAGCAGCACCCAGGCCAGCGGCAGCAGGATGATCAGGCAGAAGAAGATGATCACGCCATGGCGCAGCAGCGCGCCCTTGTTGCGGTTCAGCCAGGAATCGCGCGGGACGACGATGGTCCGGGGCTGGGAGAGTGCCTGCGTGCTCATGCGCGTGCCGCCCCGACCGGCGCCGGCCGTACGCACGCGCACGGTTTGCCGCGCCGCCGGCCGGCGGCGCGCGATGACGGCGAGGAAGAGGCAGTCCGCATGATCATCGCCCTATCCCTTCGGCCTGAACACCCAGAGCAGGCCGGAGACGACGATCATCATCCCGACCGCGCCGATCATGCCGATGGCCGCGGCGAAGCCCTGGCGCCATTCGCCGAGCTGGAACGCCTGGTGGTACATGAACATGGTCCAGGTATAGGTCGGGTGCGCGGTGTTGAAGCCGCCGAAGATCAGATACTCGTCGATCACCGCCATCGCTGTGCCGAAGCGGAGCACGACCAGGATCATCATGATCGGCTGCAGCCGGGGCAGGGTGACGTGCCAGAAGATCTTCCACTCGTTGGCGCCGTCCAGCCGGGCCGCCTCCGGCAGCTCCTTCGGGATCGCCGCCAGCCCGGCCAGGAAGAAGATGGTGTGATAGCCGAGCCCCCACCAGACCTCCATGATCGCGATCGCCGGCAGCGTCAGCGGCGTGCCGCCCATCCACATCTGCGGCGTGCCGCCGAAGGTCTCGACGATCAGGTTGATGGGCCCGACCTGGTAGTTGTACATCCACTTCCACAGCACGAAGATCAGCGTGGACGGGATCACCGCCGGGATCAGCAGGATCACGCGATAGAGCGTGGCCAGCCGGTTCTGCCGCACGCGGTCGACCAGGATCGCCAGCAGCAGCGGGAAGATGATCGTGCCCGGCAGGAACATGATGGTGAACCAGGCGGCGCGCCACAGGCTCTCCCACATCAAGGGATCGCCCAGCGCCTCGCCGTAGTTGTCGACGCCGACCCAGTCGCCGGGCTCGCCGGACAGGAACTCGAAGTCGGTGAAGCTGATCCAGACCACCCGGATGATCGGATAGACCTGGTACCAGACGAAGAAGATCAGCGCCGGCGCCAGGAACACCCAGGTGTTGCCGGTGAGGCCGAACAGACCGCGCGGTCGCGCGACGCCTTGCCCATGCGTCATCGCCACCATCAGTCCACCTCGGAGCCGCGCGGGCCGTCAGGCCTGGTTTTGTGGGAAGGCGTCATGTCCCGTGCAGTGCAAGACAGGGGCCAGACACGCGCCGGTCGGCGTGCCGCGGAAAGTTCTGGTAGGCCGGGGCGGGCCGTGGCCGGCCCGCCCCGCTGAGCGAACGGATCAGCCGCGGTTGACCTCGGCCATGACCGCGTCCTGCGCGGCCTGCAGCGCGACCTTGGGATCGTCGACCTCGCCGGTCAGGTAGGTCTCCCAATGCGGCTGGCCGATGACGAACTGCTGCAGCCCGAAC contains:
- a CDS encoding carbohydrate ABC transporter permease, which codes for MSTQALSQPRTIVVPRDSWLNRNKGALLRHGVIIFFCLIILLPLAWVLLMSVKSLPASMRPQIWPDSFDFGHYAYVFEKIDTLPHNMWNSIYVTAGTVVFTTLFAVMAGYALVHLRSRGKTIIVMTLLMSLYFPTRVVSIISVYEIQNFLDLINSTAGLILPYITLNLAISVLIMRSVFQLIPHEMFEAAKIDGAGPWKSLWMVGLPMVRNGLVVVFIVNFVTAWGEFLLCLTLTNDQAARTMPVVIAQAAGGLGQWAWPRLAAVYVIVVLPGIIAFIFAQKLFFKGLAEGVVKG
- a CDS encoding LCCL domain-containing protein, which encodes MALLAAPATAQQPVQLAQVQACPDTFSGLGAGDSLRCTCPTTPAAGDVWGTATYTDDSAICAAAAHAGAIGPDSDMLLFGQAAVTVSGTAGCESYAGSSRNGVTTRDYGPWSGSFYFPDISGPGCAQSFAAALRDCPASLSGMSAGTVLDCQCPADAAGSVWGTWTYTDDSALCAAARHAGAVGAGGGPVRVATFDGCDGYVGSDNNGMVSADYGAWSGSIYFPAVSGPGCVAPAAPELRNYAIHFVGMQCVQRAQPFFLEQEDAVLAVAFVVEADGTIREPHTLPRDDDYYQGMVAGAYRQADVVVWQGLTQDVDLHALLYKYDPVLPEIVGGLIRATSAVGGALIAIGTGGAGAVAGAGAALAGDAAASAVQERMREVATPLGHSATDVDLTRVGDPAAQPMQRSGPISYHFKTTHTDRGGVYELYWVVR
- a CDS encoding sugar ABC transporter permease; this translates as MTHGQGVARPRGLFGLTGNTWVFLAPALIFFVWYQVYPIIRVVWISFTDFEFLSGEPGDWVGVDNYGEALGDPLMWESLWRAAWFTIMFLPGTIIFPLLLAILVDRVRQNRLATLYRVILLIPAVIPSTLIFVLWKWMYNYQVGPINLIVETFGGTPQMWMGGTPLTLPAIAIMEVWWGLGYHTIFFLAGLAAIPKELPEAARLDGANEWKIFWHVTLPRLQPIMMILVVLRFGTAMAVIDEYLIFGGFNTAHPTYTWTMFMYHQAFQLGEWRQGFAAAIGMIGAVGMMIVVSGLLWVFRPKG